The Marivirga salinae DNA window GCAATCATATAATCTTTCCCCAGAGCTTCATGAGCTTGTCCTGGGCTTGGTCCCCCCGTATTATTGATTAAAATATCTACTTGATGCTTGGTACAATACGCTAATGCTATTTCTCTTAATGATTCTGGATGGCAGTAATCTGCGACTAAAATATGATGTTCTTGATTATTATTTGGTAGTTCATTTTTAGTGGCTTCTAATTTTGATTGATCTCTTGCGATTAGTGTAACATGTGCGCCTTCATTTGCAAATGCATGAGCAATAGCTTTACCTATTCCTGCCGTACTTCCACCTACTAAAACTCTTTTTCCCGATAAATTTAAATCCATTTTAATTATTTTTATAGAAGAATATTAACATCTGTTAATATTGTATGACTGATTTTAAACTCCGTCTTAATTTCACTAAATTTAGAAGATTAACAAAATCAATTTGAAGTTAAGACTATTTTAAGCTTTATAAAATTGAGAAACAATGGCAATAAAAAGACCTTTTAACTTAATAAAGTGGGTGGAGGAAAACAGAGATTTGTTAAAACCACCAGTTGGAAATAAAAACCTATATAAGGAAGCAGGAGATTATATTGTAATGATAGTGGCTGGCCCAAATGCTCGAAAAGATTATCATTATAATGAAACCGAAGAGCTTTTTTATCAATTGGAAGGAGAAATTTCTGTTAAAATTCAGGAAGATGGAAAAGCTGTTACCATGGATTTAGGTCCTGGTGATATGTTTTTATGTCCTGCTAATACTCCGCACAGTCCGATTCGAAAAAAAGATTCTATTGGGTTGGTTGTGGAAAGGGTAAGAAAAGGGACTGATATGAAGGATGGTTTACTGTGGTTTTGCGATAATTGTAATCACAAATTGCATGAAACTTATTTCCCTTTAATAGATATAGAGAAAGATTTTTTGCCTCGTTTTAAAGAGTTTTACGCTTCAGAGGAATTGCGCACTTGCGATAACTGTGGACATGTAATGGAAACTGATCCAAGATTTGTATAAACAGAGCTTATTGGGCAATTAATGGAGTTAATTTTAACTGTAATTTATATTGAATACTAAATAACTAATATTTATCATTATTAGATTCTGTATTGATGGAAAAAGTAGCTGACATAGCAACAAAAAGGCCTTTAAAAGTCGATATACACACACATATTTTGCCTAAAAACTGGCCTGATTTGCGTGAGCGATATGGTTATGGTGGTTTTATTCGTTTGGAGCATCACAAGCCATGTTGTGCTCGTATGATGATGGATGATAAATTCTTCAGGGAAGTAGAAGATAATTGCTGGGATCCTA harbors:
- a CDS encoding 3-hydroxyanthranilate 3,4-dioxygenase, whose protein sequence is MAIKRPFNLIKWVEENRDLLKPPVGNKNLYKEAGDYIVMIVAGPNARKDYHYNETEELFYQLEGEISVKIQEDGKAVTMDLGPGDMFLCPANTPHSPIRKKDSIGLVVERVRKGTDMKDGLLWFCDNCNHKLHETYFPLIDIEKDFLPRFKEFYASEELRTCDNCGHVMETDPRFV